A single window of Vigna radiata var. radiata cultivar VC1973A chromosome 4, Vradiata_ver6, whole genome shotgun sequence DNA harbors:
- the LOC106759056 gene encoding isoflavone 7-O-methyltransferase-like: MASNNVLSEIFEGQVHLYKHLYAHAVDCISIKWMIDLGIPDIIHNHGQPISLPKLVSILQIPPSKVRGVKSLLRYLAHNGFLQIVRLHHNTEENEAFSLTPASQLLVKGTDLCLAPMVEAFINPSMAHVWSHLKKWTYEDDLTLYDVSLGSNFWDILSKNPAMNESFNEAMASDSQMINLALRGCKWVFEGVETIVDVGGGTGNTAKAICHAFPNVKCTVFDRPQVVEKLSGTKNLTYVGGDMFESIPKADAVLLKWILHDWNDEDCKKILENCKEAISGKGERGKVIVIEAVINEGQDEQGLTGVKLLMDVQMTCLNNGKERTEEEWKKLVMEAGFQSYKISSFTGCLSLIQIYP; this comes from the exons ATGGCTTCAAATAATGTCCTAAGTGAGATCTTTGAAGGTCAAGTTCACTTGTACAAACACTTATATGCTCATGCAGTAGATTGTATAAGTATTAAATGGATGATTGATCTTGGCATACCAGACATCATCCACAACCATGGTCAACCTATTTCACTTCCAAAGTTGGTGTCCATTCTACAAATTCCGCCAAGTAAAGTTAGAGGCGTGAAGAGTCTCCTACGCTACCTGGCACACAATGGATTCCTTCAGATTGTAAGACTCCATCACAACACAGAAGAAAACGAAGCATTTTCTCTAACACCTGCATCACAGCTTCTTGTCAAAGGCACTGACCTTTGTCTTGCACCAATGGTAGAGGCTTTTATTAACCCAAGTATGGCACACGTATGGTCTCACTTGAAGAAGTGGACTTATGAGGACGATCTTACACTGTATGATGTCTCCCTTGGATCAAATTTCTGGGACATTCTTAGTAAAAACCCAGCAATGAACGAATCGTTCAATGAGGCAATGGCTAGCGATTCTCAGATGATAAACCTGGCATTAAGAGGTTGCAAATGGGTGTTCGAAGGAGTGGAGACCATTGTGGATGTCGGAGGTGGAACCGGAAACACAGCCAAGGCTATCTGTCATGCATTTCCTAACGTGAAGTGCACTGTCTTTGATCGTCCACAGGTTGTGGAGAAGTTGTCGGGAACCAAGAATTTGACATATGTTGGCGGTGACATGTTCGAATCTATTCCCAAGGCTGATGCAGTTCTACTCAAG tggaTTTTGCATGATTGGAATGACGAGGATTGTAAGAAGATATTAGAAAATTGCAAAGAAGCTATTTCTGGTAAAGGAGAAAGAGGAAAAGTAATTGTGATAGAAGCTGTGATAAACGAAGGCCAAGATGAGCAGGGACTTACCGGAGTAAAGCTACTCATGGATGTGCAAATGACATGTCTTAATAATGGAAAAGAGAGAActgaagaagaatggaagaaactcGTGATGGAAGCAGGATTTCAGAGCTACAAAATATCTTCTTTCACAGGATGTTTGTCTCTTATTCAGATCTATCCTTGA
- the LOC106758939 gene encoding malonyl-CoA:anthocyanidin 5-O-glucoside-6''-O-malonyltransferase, with product MEIHEQCFVSPSPSPPNFSLPLTFFDLNWLRFHPVERIFFYPLPLLHSNPSFFFHKVLPNLKTSLSHTLQHFPLLAGNIIWPSHSAKPFIQFNPGDGVLLVLAKCNDDAKFNHLLDNSPRDASESRSLLPHLESSDSHASVMSLQITFFPNKGFSIGINSHHAVLDGKSSTMFVKAWAYACKSCEEESPLSLKPELEPLFDRDLIKDPTCLETAIINNWTLMATQIDPSDTSNGRSLKIMSLPTRANLVRAMFDLKRGDLEKIKKRVLSKWELVEEETFSAFSKPTTLSTFVACCAYVSVCIAKATHGAENADKFCLAFTADCRARLEHPIPENYFGNCVVSHIVDTQPDDFIKEDGVVVVAKRIWSKTKMLEKRLIEGIDTVIPRFGAMLREGVKGISVSGSNRFGVYESDFGWGRPAKVEITSIDRGLTIGLAESKDEKGGVEVGLALNKHAMDLFQAIFYEGLCID from the coding sequence ATGGAAATCCATGAGCAGTGCTTCGTTTCTCCTTCCCCATCTCCACCAAACTTCTCTCTCCCATTAACCTTCTTTGATCTTAATTGGCTAAGGTTTCATCCAGTTGAGCGAATCTTCTTCTACCCACTTCCCCTTCTTCATTCCAacccttcttttttctttcacaaagtGCTTCCAAATCTCAAAACTTCACTTTCTCATACCCTTCAGCACTTCCCGCTTTTAGCCGGAAACATCATTTGGCCTTCTCATTCAGCCAAACCCTTCATCCAATTCAACCCTGGTGATGGCGTGTTATTGGTCCTAGCAAAGTGTAACGATGATGCAAAATTTAATCACCTTTTGGACAATTCGCCTCGTGATGCCTCCGAATCTCGCTCTTTGTTACCCCACTTGGAATCATCAGATTCTCATGCCTCAGTTATGTCTTTGCAGATAACGTTTTTTCCAAACAAGGGCTTTTCCATAGGCATCAACTCTCACCATGCTGTTCTTGATGGAAAATCGTCAACCATGTTTGTCAAGGCTTGGGCTTATGCATGTAAATCATGCGAAGAGGAATCTCCGCTATCTCTGAAGCCGGAGTTAGAGCCTTTATTTGATAGGGATTTGATCAAAGATCCAACTTGTCTTGAAACTGCCATCATCAATAACTGGACCCTAATGGCAACTCAAATAGACCCTTCTGATACAAGCAACGGCCGAAGCTTAAAGATTATGTCACTACCAACCCGGGCAAACCTAGTTCGAGCCATGTTTGATCTCAAACGAGGAGATTTggagaagataaagaaaagggtgTTGTCGAAGTGGGAGTTGGTGGAGGAGGAAACATTTTCAGCTTTTTCAAAACCAACCACTTTGTCTACCTTTGTCGCTTGTTGTGCTTATGTGTCTGTCTGCATTGCTAAAGCCACTCATGGAGCTGAAAATGCAGATAAATTTTGTCTAGCGTTCACTGCTGATTGCAGGGCTCGGTTAGAACATCCAATCCCTGAGAACTACTTTGGAAATTGTGTGGTTTCACATATAGTGGATACACAGCCTGATGACTTTATAAAAGAGGATGGAGTGGTTGTTGTTGCCAAGAGGATTTGgagtaaaacaaaaatgttgGAGAAGAGACTTATTGAAGGAATAGATACAGTAATTCCTAGGTTTGGAGCTATGTTAAGAGAGGGAGTTAAGGGAATTAGTGTTTCTGGGTCCAACCGATTTGGTGTTTATGAAAGTGATTTTGGTTGGGGAAGGCCTGCCAAGGTGGAGATAACATCCATAGATAGAGGTTTAACCATTGGTTTGGCAGAAAGCAAAGATGAGAAAGGTGGTGTTGAAGTTGGGCTAGCTCTGAACAAACATGCCATGGATCTGTTTCAAGCAATTTTTTATGAAGGGTTATGCATCGACTAA
- the LOC111240522 gene encoding phenolic glucoside malonyltransferase 1-like, translated as MASHNLKIHEQCTVAPPSAPQTSLPLVFFDLLWLRFHPVERIFFYSLPVTHSNPSVFFTQVVPKLKTSLSHTLQHFSPLAGNVLWPHASPXPVVQYNPGXAXSVVLAESEADFDHALDNAPKDASESRCLVPHLESSDSHASVMALQITLFPNRGFAXGITTHHAVLXGKSSTLFIKAWXSLXKXXDDXSXSSPSLAPELEPFFDRTVIKTPSELGFXLXXXXXEXXTKXFPSENSDGRCLKLLPFPPRLEDHVRGTFVLTGADLERLNNRVLSKWDSVDIVEAESDSNSTVSPKPTKLSTFVLTCAYTFVCIAKAWHGVEKEKNKFASGFTMDCRARLEPPIPENYFGNCVWGSLVDAKPSAFIEEEGLVIIAKSTHSKIKEMLDKGVFHGIANAAPRYAALAKEGVEMLGVAGSNRFGVYENDFGWGKPSKVEIASVDRALTIGLAENRYAKGGVEIGIVLKRPVMDLFATMFRAGLSDE; from the coding sequence ATGGCTTCCCACAACCTCAAAATCCATGAACAGTGCACTGTTGCTCCTCCCTCTGCGCCCCAAACATCCCTCCCTCTCGTATTCTTCGACCTGCTCTGGCTCAGGTTTCATCCTGTAGAACGCATCTTCTTCTATTCCCTCCCAGTAACCCATTCAAACCCATCCGTTTTCTTCACCCAAGTTGTTCCAAAGCTCAAAACTTCACTCTCTCACACCCTCCAACACTTTTCCCCTCTCGCNGGCAACGTCCTGTGGCCCCATGCTTCTCCANTCCCGGTCGTTCAGTACAACCCAGGCGANGCTNTTTCAGTGGTGCTTGCAGAATCCGAAGCCGACTTCGACCATGCGTTGGACAACGCTCCTAAAGACGCATCAGAGTCACGTTGTTTGGTGCCCCACTTGGAATCCTCGGATTCTCATGCCTCTGTTATGGCTCTCCAAATCACTCTGTTCCCTAACAGAGGGTTCGCCATNGGAATCACCACTCACCACGCCGTCCTTGANGGAAAATCTTCAACTCTTTTCATCAAAGCTTGGNCTTCTCTGTGNAAANCCANTGATGATNACTCTGNGTCATCACCATCTTTGGCTCCAGAATTGGAGCCNTTCTTTGACAGAACAGTCATCAAAACCCCAAGTGAGTTAGGGTTCNANTTANCANTCNNTNTGNNTGAGNNNNTAACCAAANNNTTCCCNAGTGAAAACAGTGACGGAAGATGCTTGAAGCTTCTACCTTTCCCTCCAAGATTGGAAGATCATGTTCGAGGGACATTCGTGCTCACGGGAGCAGATTTGGAAAGATTAAATAATAGGGTGCTGTCCAAGTGGGACAGTGTAGACATAGTTGAAGCAGAATCAGACTCAAACTCAACGGTTTCTccaaaaccaaccaaattgtcGACTTTTGTTCTAACTTGCGCTTATACTTTTGTTTGCATTGCCAAGGCCTGGCACGGAGttgagaaggagaaaaataagtTTGCCAGTGGGTTCACTATGGATTGCAGGGCCAGGTTGGAGCCTCCAATTCCTGAAAACTACTTTGGGAACTGTGTGTGGGGCAGTTTGGTGGATGCGAAGCCATCCGCATTTATAGAGGAAGAAGGATTGGTTATTATTGCGAAAAGTACTCatagtaaaataaaagagatgCTAGATAAGGGTGTTTTTCATGGGATAGCTAATGCGGCTCCTAGATATGCAGCTTTGGCAAAAGAGGGAGTTGAAATGTTAGGAGTTGCAGGGTCTAACCGTTTTGGGGTTTATGAGAATGATTTTGGTTGGGGAAAGCCTTCAAAGGTGGAGATAGCATCGGTGGATAGAGCCCTAACAATTGGATTGGCAGAGAACAGATATGCGAAAGGCGGTGTTGAAATTGGAATTGTTCTGAAGAGACCAGTGATGGATCTTTTTGCCACTATGTTTCGTGCAGGATTGTCAGATGAGTGA